tgagaccctgccctcttgtcttgctgagagttgcctgggaaaagagcccaacccccccctggctccaacctcctttcagggagttgtagagagtgatgaggtctcccctgagcctcctcttctccaacctcaacacccccagctccctcagcctctcctcatagggtctgtaaTCCAATGCTGACCACATGAtgtttttaatacaaaacaCCATTTTAAGGCTGGttctttccctcctgcctctctcccaCAGAGGTGGGGTGGAAGGTCCATGTAAGCTGTGTGACCAGAGAGTCACTTTTCAGAAGGGAAATGCCCCTGGGATTCAGTGCATCAAGCTTTAAAGTCCTTTGTTTCCATGGCACACAGCAAACACCTTCcacaaaaaaaggcagtgggaaagaaaaaagcctctgAGCTTTCCATTCTtgaacagggaaaaaaggaaataaaaccaaacaacaaactaGCAGGTGGCAGACTGGAAAcacagaggagaagaggaaatccACACACAACATGGAGTTTTCCACTCTCACTGCATCTTCCTGGGCTTGCACATCCAGGCTGCTACATTGCACTCAGCAGACTGGCAAGTAAAATGTGACCTCTACTAGCCCACTGCTGGCCAGGGCTGAGCCCATCAGTGATGGTGGCAGCACCTCTGGGGTAACAGAAtcaagaagggggaaaaaaaaatgctgcacaaCAGCAAAGAGAACTTGAGAATATGcaagaggagcagctctgcagccccagggtgagaggggcaggaggtgctgctCTCTCTTCCTACACAGCAGCCTCATGGCTTGCACTGCAGCTCAGGGCAGATCTCTGcagaaacccaaacccaacataATTTGCaacccttcccacagctgcCCTCAGTGCTGACAGTCAGCAGGCTAACAAGCCACAGCTGGGTGGTTGTTGGGCACAGCCCAACCCAGACTCACTGACAACACTCACAAAGAGGATTTCTTTCTGTCAGACACATACTCAACTCCCAGATCAGTCAGGAAAATCCCAAAACTCTACCCCCagcagagggaagaaggaagcatCACCAagctcagcagagaggagaagcagaaagcaaggtagcctctcccttcccatggcagcaTAAACCCCACCGGGAAATCAAGGGAGCACTTGGTACAAACAGCACCCAGCACCTGTGTGGTAACCCCAGGATTGCACAAGTGTTTTAATGAGGCTGCTTGGGACTCACCTGGTGCTGAAACCAAAATCTGGCATCTGGTCAGGATAGCCAGGAGGAAATCATTGTGTGAGTGGACTGCATAAAGAGAGAAAGCCAGGAGAAGCACATCAGGACCCAGAGGGCTGCatccaaagcagcacagagagctgggagagggaggggattcttcccctctgctctgctcttgtgagaccccccctggagttgtgtgtccagttctggagtccccaacaccagaaggacacagagctcctggaaggtgtccagagcagagccactgaaatgctgggagggctgagcagctccctgggaagccaggctgagggattggggttgttcagcctggagaagaggaggctcccaggtgagctcagagcaacctcccaatatctgaaggggctacaagaaagctgggggagggctttggacatgggggggtagggagaggacaagggaaatgggttaaaactggaagaggggagagtgaggttggacatgaggaagaaattctttaatttgagggtgctgagcccctgtcccaggttgcccagggaagctgtggctgccccatccctggcagtgtctcagcccaggttggatggggcttggagcaccctgggctgtgggaggtgaccctgctcatgcagggggttggaactggcTGAACTCTGTCCCTTTCCTCAGTAGCACTCAGCAGGGATGGgctctccccagggctggcaggggcagGGCAGCACCAGGCACTGCAGGCACACAGATGCCCTTTTACCATTGTCTTGCGTGAGAAGCCTGCGTGCCTCCAGGTCAAACTCCTCCTTGCTGATCTTTTGCTTGAACCACAGCTTCAAGTTCGCCCAGTACCTGGGGAGGAGCAAACGAGAAGAGCTGTTACTaaacacactcacacacacacacgttttCCCCAGCGCTGAGCCCTCCCCACAGACCTGAGAACAGGGAGGGGACAAGGGGGACCCAGGAGGGGGAGACGAGAGGGACCGGAGGGGACGAGCGGGCCCGGAGCCCGCGCCTCCCTCACAGGCCGGGCCCAGCGGGGCGCCCCTCGCTTTGCCTCACCCATCGCGTGTTTCCCCTTCGCTCCCCACACTTACTGCTTCACGTTCTCGCCCAGAGCCTCGCTCAGGCTCTTCTTGGCCGCCTCCAGCTCGCTCACGTACGTGGCCATCCCCGGGAGAGGGGACAAGGAGGTGACAGAGACCTCCGGGCCCCCCGCCTCAGCCCCTCGCAGCGCGACACCGCCGTAAAGCGCGGCGGCCGCCCGGCCCGTGACGTCACCGCCGCCccaggggtggggagggggggcggTGCCGGCCGCGCATGCGCagagcggcggcggcagcgggtGGCGAGCGGGGAGCGGAGTGTGGCGAGCAGCGGGGCACGGAGGCACCGCCATGCCGGGACTGCTGCTGGGGGACGAGGCGCCCAACTTCGAGGCGGAGACCACGCAGGGCCGCATCCGCTTCCACGACTTCCTGGGAGACTCGTGAGCAGCGGGGCGGGGACTCCGGTTCCGTGCACGGGGGTCCGGGGCGAGGGGCACCCCGGGATCGGTTGCCCCCCATCCTGGGATAGGTTGCCCCCCCTCCGGGATAGGTTGCCCAGCCGAGCCGGCGGGCCCGGGAGCCGCTGACGGGAAATTTCCCGTTAGATGAGTCCCGGGGGTGGAGCTCCGGCAGCGATGTGCCCGGGATGGGCCCCCCCGAGCCCATCCCCTGCCAAGGGGTGCAGGGGGAGCCGGGCTCGCCATGGGCTAGCCGGGCTCGTGGTGGGGCTAGCTGAGACCTGGAGGATCGGGAAGAGGTGGTTTGAGAACGGGGAGGCACGGGGAAAGGCAGAGCCAGGCCGGGTGCGCCCCGTCCAGTCCCAGAGGGACAGCGGTGTGGCACCTGCGGGTCACCGAACCGAGCGGGGGGTGAGGAGGATTgggaggatggagctgggggtgatggagccagggggggatgAAGCTGGGGGTGATGGATCCGGGGGGGGGGTGGAGCGGGGGGTGAGGGATCCGGGGGTGATGGATCCGGGgggtgatggagctgggggtgaCGGATCCAGGGGGTGACAGATCTGGGGGGGTGAGGGATCCGGGGAGTGATGGAGAAGGGGGTATTGGATCCAGGGGGTGGTGGATCCAGGGAGTGATGGAGGTGGGAGTGGTGGATCCAGGGGTGGTGAATCTAGGGAGCGATGGAAcaggaggtgatggagcagcaCATGATGGGTGGTGGAGCAGGGGGTggtggagcagcagcaaagggttGCAGCCTCAGTTAGAGCCCCGTGCCTCCAGGCACTGCTCTccacaaagctgctgctctgttccTGGCACAGCACATTTGGAATTCgctcccagcagctcttggATCAGTCTTCTGTCAGCATTGTGAGCATaggcaggagggaagaaaggagcCCTCTTAGCAAGAAAATAGGCTGCAGGGCTTGGGAAAACTGGTTGTTCCAGCCAGACCCACATGGCACCTTCCTTGGCCAGCTTCTGCTTGGCCTCTGTATTCCAGTAGGGTGCTTCAAGAGGCTTGGAGCTCCAGTGGCCATGTGGTTGTCCTGTAACTTCATGGCAAGCTCTGGCAATTGCAGGGCTCTGGCAGAACTGGGGGGTGCTCTCTCCATCCCCCAGTTTCCATTCCCAGGTCTCACGAGGTgggactgagctgctgtggCACATCTGAGCACTGGGGGCCAAGTGGggagcagtgctgagctgagGAATGGTGCAAGAGGGCCCTGGCAGGGCATTTAAATTGCTTTGAATCAGCCTCTTGAAGCTCCTGAGAGCTGGGAATTGGACATTTTACCACGAAGTCCATCTTGCTGCTGGGTGGCATCACTGCCCTTACCTTAGCTATGAAGTGGGGGGATTTGtattttcctgctctgaagaCTGGAATCCACTGGTGGGAAGCAGTGAGGTGGTCTGATTGTTGGAACAGCAGCAGTAGTGTAGTACTGACCCTCTGGCCTCCCTTATTAGTTGATTAATTCTTATTTCTTCATGAAGTAGGCTCGGTAGCTCACAGCAATGGTTGGTGAAGGTTTGGTCCCATCCCATTCCTCTAAGCCAGGTGATACACGTGGGGGTTTCTCCTCCCTGTGGTCAGTGAGCAGCATTGTAGAGTGGTCAAAATCTCTGCAACAATGAGGTCAGCAATTATATATGGTCTCTGAGGTATGGAGTGGCTCCCCCAAACATTCTTAGGTTGCATGGTGTCCCCCTCCATGCCAACAACTATTCCAGCACCCCCTGGAGAATGCCAGGAGGAGAGTGGGAGCAAGGAATATGTCAGAGCATGATGAACAGGGCTCGTCTCATGAAGGGTTCTagtgaaagggaaggaagagtttCCAAGGAAGGAAGAGTTCCTAGGGAAGGGTTTCCTGGAAAGTTTCCAGAGAAGGAAGATTTTCCTGGAAAGAGTTTCCAGGGAAGGAAGAGTTTCCAGAGCAGGTTCTCCACTTAACAGAGAGACAACCTGTTCCCACGCTGGTCTCTCTGCAGTGCCACCTAGACAGCTGTTTGTCTGGAGTAGAAAGCAGAAGGACATCTCCCCCTAATGCCAtctcctgctctttttcctttcagatggGGCATCCTCTTCTCCCACCCTCGGGATTTCACCCCTGTCTGCACCACCGAGCTGGGCCGGGCGGCAAAGCTGGCACCTGAGTTCAGCAAACGCAACGTGAAGCTGATTGCCCTCTCCATTGACAACGTCCAGGATCACCTCTCCTGGAGCAAGGTATGAGATAACTGATAAACTGATGACTGATAAACACTGTAAGACACTTGAATCCCAAAGAGTGTGGGATAGGAGAGGCTGAAATGCAGAGCAGGAACAGGAAGGTCTGCGCCGTCTTCACGGAGCGCTCCATAAAATCCAGGGCACTCTGTGCACTTATGCtttgaaaacaactgaaattGTCTCTCTGAAAGGGTAAAAAGTCTGTGGAGGTGGTGGCAAAAGCTCAGAGGAAAGTAGTTTGTCCACAGAACCTCCAGAAGTTCTGCAGTaaaactggaaaggaaaggggggtgTCAGAAGTGAGCAGAAGTCTTCAAAAGGTGCAATTCATGCCcaggcagggaaaagagaacagaacaaaGAGGGGCATATTAAATATGAAACCACAAATAGGAGTATGCTAAGCATAAAACCATCATGAGGGAGtataaaaaaaagatgggaaggACATAGCTTGTTGAAGGAACATAAAAAGAGCTAAAGAAGAAGttcaggtgcagcctcagctATGGTGTGCTGCCAGGGAGAGACTCCAGGACTCACAGCTGTAAAATGAACATTTCAGACAGATAAAGCCAGAGTATAAAAACCCCTGGGTTAATTACCTGCCTCTTTCTTTGCTCTTAAAATTGAGAATGTTCTCAGACATTTTCCAGGGGTAAGACATGCCTGCAAGAAGAGGCAGTCAGGGtgagaaatcacagaatatctTTGATTGGAAGCATCACTTTGATTGGAAATCATCATTTGATTTGATTCCTTCAGCATCACCCACCCCAACCTCTGACCAGCTGGAAGCTCACCACTAACCCATGGCCCTAAGGACCACAGGCCCTTCAAATACCTCctgggatggtgactccaccatgGGCAGACTATTCCCatgtctgacaaccctttcagtgaaacaATTTCCACACTCAAACATTGTTTCATGTGTGACTGGCTTTAGAACTTAATTAATTGCCTTATTGTTTTAACTGACCTTTGTGCCTGAGTGGTACATGGCTGGTGTCCCACCAAGCCACAGAAGGGCCTGGGAAAACCAGCATAGAAATCCCACACCAGTTAATGAGGTTTCTGTGCTGGTCAAACTGGTTTAAAGCACCAGTCAAGTTAGGATATGTAATATCCTGTTAAATATAACTGCAAGTTAGGGGGTTGCTTTGGGGAGTCTCATCTTCTGGCTCCCCAAAGCCTTTTGAATAGGATATTGTTGGCTTTTACAAAATTCTTGGGTTTCCAAGTagcttttcaaagaaattgGTTTTGTGAAGGGCAGGGagacaggaggaagcagcaggttGGGATACATGGGGTTCAGCATACTCAGGTGATATGGAAGAGAGATGAACAACAAGGTGAGTCAGCAAAACCGTGTCAGAGGCTGCCTGGCTGGCCAGAAACACCCTGCATTAAATGCTAGATTGAGATCTAGAAACTGCAGTTTCCTTCACTAGATCTTACCTGAAAAACACTTCCTAGGAGTCAGCAAAActgggcaggcagagctctTTGTGCATTCTTTATCTGGAATGGCTGAATCCAGGAGCTCCTTCAGCAGGGATGACTGGCATGTGCTCTACGTGTCAGAGGAAGTTTCAGCATTCTGTTTGCCACTGATGCCTTAATCTTGGTGAGTCAGGAGTCAGTAAATTGCTCTTGAGGATGTCTGGTTTCAGCTTGGACTCTGGAGAGAAAACTGGTTCATAGGGAAGTGATTGAGGTGCCTTATTGCAAAATAGGGTGGAGTTTGCCAGGCTGTTTTCTACAGACATCCCCAGGTCATGAAATTACGTGCACTTTGAAACGTGTTACCATCCACAGGGTTCAGATCTTGCTTCTCAGAAGCTCCCTTCATCCTCCAGCCCCCACTCTGAAGAGTGAGGAGTGTCTGTGTCACTGTCTGACCTTCACTTACAGCCTCCTGTAGGGCATTCTGAAGCATTTATTTCACCTGGGGTGGCCTCTCTGGGGCCACATGTGCTCAACTTGACCTCCTGGGCATCAAGCTTGGGAGGGCTGAGGAGCAGTGCAGGGCCTGACATGTTCTGAGCAGCTGCAAGCAATGGGCAGCATTTCCAACCCTGCCCTCTTCAAGTTCCCCCTGAGCAAGGCAGAGCCTCTTCTCCCACGTTCAAAGCCCAGGGAAGGCTGAGAGATTTGTATCTCAGCTGATAACTCCCCTGAGCATCTGGCATCAGCACTGGGGCCAGTGTGGCTCCCTTGTAGCATACAAAGGATGGAGGGAATGGGCAGCTCTGTTCTGGTGTAGAAACCTTGGATTAAACTTATTCTAATGCTCTGCCTTGAGCAGGCTCCTTTCCAGTCCTGCCATGCCACAGTGGGAGCCatgctgcagggatgctctggctGACTCCAGGCTGAATTCAGAGAGGCTCACAGTACAGTTTCCCTGTGCAGCACATCAAGGTTGGACCATCACAGGGAGCAACTTCATAAACCCTGGTAGCAAGGGAGAGCTTGCAGAGCTATGGGTGGGGATGGATTCCTGTTCTGTCCCAGCAGAGGTTCAGAAAGGAGCGTGCAAAGTCCCAACTTAACAACTAACCTGTAAGAACCATGCAGAGTCTGGCCTGGCACCTCTTTCTGGTTTGTCACCAGAAGCAGAGAAACTTCACAGAAGCTGAACAGCCCCTGGCTGTGCTGTCCCAGCCTTGGGGCCAAGCAAGTCACAAGCTCCTGCTGGACACATTCCCTTGTGTCCCCTCTGCAGGAGCTCCCCACACACATGGAAAGCCTGTGTGgagctctccctgcctgccctctgccccctccccatgGTGGTACTCACAACAGGGAGCATGAGCCCAATGCTTTTGTCTCTTCAGGACATCAATGCATACAATGGGGAACAGCCCACAGAGAAACTCCCCTTCCCCATCATTGCTGATGCAAACCGGGAGCTGGCTGTCAAGCTGGGAATGCTGGACCCAGATGAGCAGGACAAGCAGGGCATGCCCCTGACAGCTCGGGTGGTGAGTACCTGCCCTGGAGCACACCTGCACAGTGGCCTTCACAGCAGCAGGGATTGGGATTGTCTGTCCTGTCTCTGTGAGGTTGGGCTTGAAGATGGGCACAGCTCTCCTGGATGGGCATCACCTTCTTCAGGAGCTCAGTTGACTTCCTTGGGTTGGATCCAGGGGTTGTGGTGAAGGAAGAGGCTggcacagtgctggcagcagctccatcttGCTGTTTGGCAACAGCTCCTCCCTGTTGTGCCTGCAGAGGGGACAAAAATGC
The sequence above is drawn from the Calypte anna isolate BGI_N300 chromosome 8, bCalAnn1_v1.p, whole genome shotgun sequence genome and encodes:
- the PRDX6 gene encoding peroxiredoxin-6 — translated: MPGLLLGDEAPNFEAETTQGRIRFHDFLGDSWGILFSHPRDFTPVCTTELGRAAKLAPEFSKRNVKLIALSIDNVQDHLSWSKDINAYNGEQPTEKLPFPIIADANRELAVKLGMLDPDEQDKQGMPLTARVVFIFGPDKKLKLSILYPATTGRNFDEILRVVDSLQLTAYKKVATPVDWKAGDSVMVVPTLPDEEAKKLFPKGVFTKDLPSGKKYLRYTPQPE